Proteins from a genomic interval of Colletes latitarsis isolate SP2378_abdomen chromosome 3, iyColLati1, whole genome shotgun sequence:
- the LOC143340612 gene encoding uncharacterized protein LOC143340612: MLSSKTILPLTVVGLLSLSTVTPDSAGIVEMVNGLAYGGIPYGSVTGMVSKYPGFMRQQINTLQARQLGGFNSARPVVVNPNFRSTVQGIQPQSVHIYNVPRIVGNIGHLRY; this comes from the exons ATGCTTTCTTCGAAG ACCATTTTGCCGTTAACTGTGGTTGGTTTGCTAAGCTTATCAACAGTCACACCGGACAGCGCAGGAATCGTGGAAATGGTGAATGGATTGGCGTATG GTGGGATCCCATACGGAAGCGTAACTGGCATGGTATCCAAGTATCCAGGATTTATGAGACAACAAATCAACACCCTCCAAGCTCGACAATTAGGTGGATTCAATTCTGCTCGACCAGTGGTTGTTAATCCAAATTTCAGAAGCACAGTGCAAGGAATACAACCACAATCTGTGCACATTTACAATGTTCCCCGTATCGTTGGCAATATTGGTCACTTACGATATTAA